A genomic window from Candidatus Pelagisphaera phototrophica includes:
- the ispH gene encoding 4-hydroxy-3-methylbut-2-enyl diphosphate reductase, with amino-acid sequence MISQSELPAYDPSNPDHRLYLFLENNKLLLRRAQRADRDGYVLERLNGNSLLQKIELGVPVAICRNGKHYVFFSNLKGCDIPPALAAEGCETASLKTIEAYGKEGGRLSAELLEDGPVIRAHAIRIPYLNFKETDYIYRFRTDKQRNREVYHVDASSTALYQSALCDAIKAVKRTKERSAADPARLDFGAVEYLLPSHFGFCLGVQNAIERAYETIASNPDKRVFMLSELIHNPFVNEDLRRRGLRYLQSDKGVSVVDPETDVAYWDSVTDQDIVIIPAFGARDEDKLRLIERGLPLNAYDATCMLVEKVWRAAKRFGQKGFTVVIHGKAEHEETKATFSNSSKYAPSIVVRDLKEAALLAEVIKADNETEKAELFLPFKARCSEGFDLSGDLAKLAVVNQTTLLRNETLRIIDLLESALEDRYGRAHIEEHMATSSKGDTLCYATQVNQDALAQAIKQPVDVAIVVGGKNSSNTYQLYRICEEAFGERAFYIQSESNILTRSQIEHFIFPYDPKNPQQGRMETRAFLPMQDAPMKILITGGASCPDGLLQQIIAKVNSYFDSEQIRSLDEVIKGVGTMA; translated from the coding sequence ATGATCTCACAGAGTGAATTGCCGGCCTACGACCCATCGAATCCCGATCATCGACTCTACTTGTTTTTGGAGAACAACAAGCTGCTATTGAGACGCGCTCAAAGGGCAGATCGGGACGGATACGTGCTTGAACGGCTCAATGGAAATTCACTTCTTCAGAAGATCGAATTGGGAGTGCCGGTAGCCATTTGCCGAAATGGGAAGCACTATGTCTTCTTTTCGAACTTGAAGGGTTGCGATATCCCCCCAGCGTTGGCGGCTGAAGGCTGTGAAACTGCTTCTTTGAAAACGATTGAAGCGTACGGAAAAGAGGGTGGAAGACTCTCAGCAGAGCTTCTCGAGGATGGGCCGGTGATTCGAGCGCATGCAATTCGGATTCCGTACCTTAACTTCAAAGAGACGGACTACATATACCGATTTCGAACGGATAAGCAGAGAAACAGAGAAGTTTATCACGTCGACGCCTCCTCAACGGCCTTGTACCAAAGTGCGCTTTGTGATGCGATCAAGGCAGTTAAGCGGACGAAAGAGCGTTCGGCGGCTGATCCGGCGAGGCTTGATTTTGGAGCGGTTGAGTATTTGCTTCCGAGTCATTTCGGCTTTTGTCTCGGTGTTCAGAATGCGATAGAACGCGCATACGAGACGATCGCGTCGAATCCGGACAAGCGGGTATTCATGCTCAGCGAGCTAATACACAATCCGTTTGTGAATGAAGATTTGAGACGGAGGGGGCTTCGTTACTTGCAGAGCGACAAGGGCGTGTCTGTGGTGGATCCTGAGACCGACGTAGCGTATTGGGATTCAGTGACTGATCAGGACATCGTGATTATTCCGGCTTTCGGCGCACGGGACGAAGACAAATTGAGATTGATCGAGCGGGGACTCCCACTCAATGCGTACGATGCTACTTGCATGCTCGTGGAAAAAGTCTGGAGAGCGGCCAAGCGCTTCGGACAAAAGGGGTTCACAGTAGTGATCCACGGAAAAGCGGAGCACGAAGAGACGAAGGCAACCTTTTCAAACAGTTCGAAGTATGCGCCCTCCATAGTCGTCCGGGATCTCAAGGAAGCGGCATTGCTAGCAGAGGTAATAAAGGCGGATAATGAAACCGAGAAGGCGGAGTTGTTTTTACCCTTTAAAGCCCGTTGCAGTGAAGGCTTCGATTTGAGCGGTGACTTGGCAAAATTGGCAGTCGTCAATCAGACTACTCTTCTTCGCAATGAGACACTAAGAATTATCGATCTTCTCGAGTCCGCTTTGGAGGACCGATACGGCAGAGCCCATATCGAGGAGCATATGGCGACGAGCAGCAAGGGAGACACCCTGTGTTACGCCACCCAAGTAAACCAAGACGCTTTGGCCCAGGCAATAAAGCAACCGGTGGACGTTGCGATTGTTGTGGGAGGAAAGAACAGTTCCAACACGTATCAACTTTATCGAATATGTGAGGAAGCGTTTGGAGAACGAGCTTTCTACATTCAGTCAGAGTCGAATATTTTAACCCGGTCCCAGATAGAGCATTTTATATTTCCCTACGATCCAAAGAACCCGCAACAAGGGCGGATGGAAACGCGAGCGTTTTTGCCGATGCAAGACGCCCCTATGAAAATCCTCATTACGGGAGGCGCCTCCTGCCCAGATGGGTTGCTTCAACAGATCATAGCGAAAGTGAATAGTTATTTTGATTCTGAGCAAATTAGGAGTTTAGATGAAGTCATTAAGGGTGTGGGAACGATGGCATAG
- a CDS encoding SulP family inorganic anion transporter, with protein sequence MASASPNVSKTKSRIFAKKLDLFPLRKTAAGYNRALLSGDLHAAVNVALLAFPQGMAYAVIAGVPLSYGLFGSAIASIVGVYFAGSKFIVLGPTNATSVMVLSSFAALGIAGDQAVGYISMLLLMVGIILVAGAYLGIATLIQYISRTVITGYITAAAALIIANQIKKALGFEFGDSIQATTFFEILAATAKSIERTHLPTLGLSVITLLIYLAFRRFYPRLPNVAFTLFLSSLIAYIAQKIDPSLHVQLMPSLNLSDWGPSIPNVNFDTINLLITPAMAIALLCVLEGNSIGKSLAAREGARLDSNQEMLSSGMANIACGLLSGMAASGSLTRSQLNANSGAATPLSGLYSGIIVLIGAILLGPLIGYIPSASLAVIVVTIGISLINKHQLRMVTKTTRSDSITFFVTFLTGLVFALDFAIYIGAVCSIALFIKKVAHPEIVEYAFDDEGKLGKRELKPEDENLEVSIVHVEGELFFGASELFRDQMRRVSDAENLKVVIMKLRNAHNLDATSCMALEELIKYMNERNRILLVSEVRPDTMRIFKRSGLVDVINSINLFEDEESNPTLSTAKALKRAKDIIGDRKTKVSIYAKDKH encoded by the coding sequence ATGGCTAGCGCCTCTCCCAACGTATCAAAAACCAAGTCTAGGATCTTTGCCAAAAAACTGGATCTTTTCCCGCTGCGCAAGACCGCGGCTGGATACAATCGCGCTTTGCTATCAGGCGACCTCCATGCCGCGGTCAATGTCGCCCTTCTCGCTTTTCCCCAAGGCATGGCCTATGCCGTCATCGCAGGAGTCCCGCTCTCGTACGGCCTTTTCGGCTCCGCTATCGCTTCGATTGTCGGAGTGTACTTTGCTGGATCCAAATTCATTGTCCTTGGCCCCACCAACGCGACTTCCGTTATGGTCCTCAGTTCGTTCGCCGCGCTAGGTATCGCCGGAGATCAAGCCGTAGGATACATCTCTATGCTGTTACTGATGGTCGGGATTATATTGGTGGCAGGTGCCTATTTAGGAATCGCGACCCTGATTCAATATATTTCTAGAACAGTAATAACTGGATACATTACTGCCGCGGCTGCCCTAATCATAGCCAATCAAATCAAGAAAGCCCTCGGATTCGAATTCGGCGACAGCATCCAGGCAACCACATTCTTTGAAATACTAGCTGCTACCGCTAAAAGTATCGAACGGACTCATCTGCCCACCCTTGGACTGAGCGTAATTACTTTGCTCATATATCTAGCTTTTCGACGATTTTATCCGAGGCTCCCCAATGTCGCTTTTACCCTCTTTCTCTCTTCCTTAATAGCGTACATTGCCCAGAAAATTGACCCGTCGCTGCACGTTCAATTGATGCCCAGTCTCAATTTGTCCGACTGGGGGCCATCCATTCCCAACGTCAACTTTGACACCATCAACTTGCTGATCACGCCCGCAATGGCGATCGCCCTACTCTGTGTCCTCGAGGGAAACTCGATCGGAAAATCACTGGCCGCACGGGAGGGAGCTCGCCTTGACAGCAACCAGGAGATGCTGAGTTCCGGGATGGCCAACATCGCTTGCGGACTGCTTTCAGGAATGGCCGCTTCCGGGTCGCTCACTCGTTCTCAGCTTAACGCCAACAGCGGAGCCGCCACCCCGTTGTCTGGATTGTACTCTGGAATCATCGTCCTTATTGGCGCCATTCTATTGGGCCCGCTGATTGGATACATTCCTAGTGCTTCTCTCGCGGTTATTGTGGTTACGATCGGGATTTCCCTCATCAACAAGCACCAGCTTCGAATGGTCACAAAAACCACTCGTTCGGACAGTATCACGTTTTTTGTTACTTTTCTAACGGGGCTTGTGTTCGCATTGGATTTCGCTATCTATATCGGGGCCGTGTGCTCCATCGCCCTTTTTATCAAGAAAGTCGCCCATCCGGAAATTGTAGAGTATGCATTCGATGACGAGGGCAAGCTCGGTAAAAGAGAGCTCAAGCCTGAGGATGAAAACCTAGAGGTTTCCATTGTCCATGTTGAGGGAGAGTTATTCTTCGGGGCATCGGAGTTGTTCCGTGACCAGATGCGGCGGGTAAGCGATGCGGAAAACCTAAAAGTGGTTATCATGAAATTGCGTAACGCCCACAACCTCGATGCCACCAGTTGCATGGCCCTCGAAGAGTTGATCAAATACATGAATGAGCGTAATCGCATACTTCTTGTCAGCGAAGTTCGCCCCGATACCATGAGAATATTCAAGCGATCAGGACTCGTAGACGTTATCAATTCGATAAACCTCTTTGAAGACGAGGAATCAAACCCCACCCTCAGCACCGCCAAAGCCCTCAAACGGGCCAAAGACATTATCGGCGACCGCAAAACCAAGGTATCGATCTACGCCAAGGACAAACACTGA
- a CDS encoding inositol oxygenase family protein yields MNSQKPESNPLENLDQWEDFVETATYPEPESRKKEDYRNYDDPARDCVREFYRLNHKHQSFDFVMKKREEFLGENRERKEMTIIQAIELLNTLVDDSDPDIDLPQIQHLLQSSESIRSRGCEDWFVLVGLIHDLGKLLCIFGEPQWAVVGDTFPVGCQYSNKIVYPEFFELNPDSNDSRYNTRLGIYEEGCGLRNVYMSWGHDEYMYHLVKDYLPDPALYMIRYHSFYAWHREGEYEYLLDDHDRKMLPWVKRFNPFDLYTKCPETPVWSELKAYYEELIAKYLPPTLKW; encoded by the coding sequence ATGAACTCACAAAAACCCGAATCAAATCCCCTCGAGAACCTGGACCAATGGGAGGATTTCGTAGAAACAGCCACCTATCCGGAACCTGAATCCAGAAAGAAGGAAGACTACCGCAATTACGATGATCCGGCTAGGGATTGCGTGAGGGAGTTTTATCGCCTGAATCACAAACACCAGTCTTTCGACTTCGTCATGAAGAAGCGGGAAGAGTTTCTAGGAGAAAATCGAGAACGGAAAGAAATGACGATCATACAGGCGATCGAATTGCTCAACACGCTCGTCGATGACTCCGATCCGGATATTGACCTGCCGCAAATCCAGCACCTGCTACAGAGCTCCGAGTCGATTCGTTCCCGCGGTTGCGAGGACTGGTTTGTTTTGGTTGGACTGATACATGATTTAGGAAAACTACTATGCATCTTTGGCGAACCCCAATGGGCCGTGGTGGGAGACACTTTTCCCGTCGGATGCCAGTATAGTAATAAGATTGTCTACCCAGAATTTTTCGAGCTCAATCCGGACTCCAACGACTCCCGATACAATACGCGTCTAGGAATATACGAAGAAGGCTGTGGACTGAGAAACGTATACATGTCCTGGGGACACGACGAGTACATGTATCATCTCGTTAAAGACTATTTGCCCGATCCCGCTTTGTACATGATCCGCTACCATAGTTTTTATGCTTGGCACCGAGAGGGCGAATACGAGTACCTGCTCGACGATCATGACCGAAAAATGCTTCCTTGGGTAAAGCGGTTCAATCCGTTCGATTTGTACACCAAGTGTCCTGAAACCCCTGTTTGGAGTGAGCTAAAGGCCTACTACGAAGAACTGATCGCTAAATATCTGCCGCCGACGCTGAAATGGTAG
- a CDS encoding PQQ-binding-like beta-propeller repeat protein, with the protein MNVPIRIITLLSLFHVSVWASDWPQWRGPDSTGIANASDLPTEWSDSKNIAWKIALPAWSGSTPIVIGERVFVMSPSKQAPKKAEPEVQAPPSRGPGPGRGAGRGRPQRRQQQGAVDGPGGNELLMICLSRKDGTELWRAQVDSGNELKRKQNNSSPSPVSDGKHVWATTGNGIVRAYTIDGEALWKVSLEESYGEFGLNWGFASSPLLHEGNLVIGVVRGQNTEVPGYIVALDGKTGKEVWKVDRPSDAPYESKDAYTTPIPVEVDGEIQIVVSGGAYVTSHDPKTGKEIWRSGGLNPENSRNYRIIASPVAANGIVYAPSRKTPLLAIKADGKGDVTESHLAWKMEDKSGPDVPTPIADGTYFYVLNDFGQISCFEAQTGTAIWGPEETGIGRVSSSPLLADGKLYLVSETADVAVVQAGPKFKLLGTNSLDNSYTLSSPAAAGDQIFIRTGEHLFCLSKS; encoded by the coding sequence ATGAATGTCCCAATTCGAATCATTACCCTCCTGTCTCTTTTCCACGTCTCGGTTTGGGCCTCCGATTGGCCTCAGTGGAGAGGCCCCGATAGCACCGGAATCGCAAACGCATCAGATTTGCCGACCGAGTGGAGCGACTCCAAGAATATCGCCTGGAAAATTGCTCTTCCCGCCTGGAGCGGCTCAACGCCCATTGTTATAGGAGAGCGCGTGTTTGTGATGTCGCCATCCAAGCAAGCCCCAAAAAAGGCGGAACCGGAGGTACAGGCCCCGCCCAGTCGCGGTCCTGGCCCGGGCAGAGGCGCTGGCCGCGGACGACCCCAACGTCGCCAGCAACAAGGCGCCGTTGACGGTCCCGGCGGAAACGAGTTACTCATGATTTGCCTCTCACGCAAAGACGGCACCGAACTGTGGCGAGCTCAAGTCGACTCGGGAAACGAGCTGAAGCGAAAGCAGAATAACAGTTCCCCCTCACCTGTTAGCGATGGGAAACACGTCTGGGCGACCACCGGCAACGGAATTGTTCGTGCTTACACCATCGATGGCGAAGCGCTCTGGAAAGTGAGCCTCGAAGAATCCTACGGTGAATTCGGGCTCAACTGGGGATTTGCATCCTCCCCACTTTTGCACGAAGGAAATCTGGTGATAGGCGTGGTCCGAGGGCAGAATACTGAAGTGCCGGGATACATCGTCGCTTTGGATGGAAAGACCGGGAAAGAAGTTTGGAAAGTAGATCGGCCTTCCGACGCTCCCTATGAGTCTAAAGATGCCTACACCACACCCATTCCCGTCGAGGTGGATGGGGAAATCCAAATCGTGGTTTCCGGCGGGGCTTACGTAACCAGCCATGACCCGAAAACGGGCAAGGAGATTTGGCGTTCAGGTGGTTTGAATCCTGAGAATTCGCGCAACTACCGGATCATCGCTTCCCCCGTAGCGGCCAACGGAATTGTCTATGCCCCTTCTCGTAAGACTCCGCTCCTAGCGATCAAGGCAGACGGAAAGGGGGATGTCACCGAAAGTCACTTGGCCTGGAAAATGGAGGACAAAAGCGGGCCAGACGTACCAACTCCAATCGCAGACGGAACCTACTTCTATGTATTGAATGATTTTGGACAAATTTCCTGCTTCGAAGCCCAGACCGGAACCGCCATCTGGGGTCCTGAAGAAACTGGAATTGGGCGAGTCAGCTCTTCGCCACTACTAGCCGACGGAAAGCTCTACCTCGTCAGCGAAACCGCTGATGTGGCAGTGGTCCAAGCAGGACCAAAGTTCAAGCTGCTAGGCACCAACAGTCTCGACAATAGTTACACGCTATCCTCCCCTGCCGCAGCCGGAGACCAGATATTCATTCGGACCGGCGAGCACCTGTTCTGTCTGAGCAAGTCGTAG
- a CDS encoding TonB-dependent receptor, which yields MKQVYTCLLGLLSGLSALGQSSGQPSAEIFELSPIRVIAGDSLIDRGGLSSGFTTGAVDLYQMQSVQETSALVPNLFVASSETRGYGDVITIRGTGNTLFFSPAGVAQYIDDVPSGDVFTYSSELLSGNSLTVHRGGMGSFFGRNGPAGVIEIQSPKPMQEQRINLAAEFGSFSKRAFRANISGPISGSGVSHSLTVFHNERDGYLYNATLDRHTDTREARGAQYNLFFSPGNDWNARVKLVTESIDDGSQRLTSLFSPDPFVVGSNLEGETQIDRNQISVHLDREFEWGVFKSITAFQKWELDPSTVDLDLSPDPISTSAIQQDQNLFTQEFRFESNDSGSPLDWRAGLFFQDKETGGDTTRVFPAPPFFPVFTENTAFETEEQSIAAFGHVSFDVTETFILDAGARVQKADASIDREKSSPVGLAPISADKNGTYASVDFGFEAVMSDHFSFIGRSASAFKPAGYSAFTDLPNLAGFNDESSWSNEIGFSFSTTDTTFKARVTVFDVSIDNYQLERSVPNATDYIVITADEVSSSGIEAEVVWQPNPNFVIEGSVGSNDVTFEEHIDPFNGANLNGNEVPFTPSTTFRGSARYSLDNGIFFQATFRGIGETFFDEGNTAMFRQGSHEVFDAQIGFRRERYSVVLYGENLGDEQYYTFINPQIFAATPGDPESFGVRLSARF from the coding sequence ATGAAACAAGTTTACACATGTCTTTTGGGGCTGCTATCCGGCTTGAGCGCCTTGGGACAGTCCTCCGGTCAGCCTAGTGCTGAGATCTTCGAGTTGTCACCCATTCGAGTGATTGCGGGAGACTCCCTCATCGACAGAGGAGGACTTTCCAGCGGGTTTACGACGGGGGCGGTAGATTTGTACCAAATGCAGTCCGTCCAGGAAACGTCGGCACTCGTGCCGAACCTCTTCGTCGCTTCGAGCGAGACGCGCGGATATGGAGATGTGATTACGATCCGAGGCACTGGCAACACTCTGTTCTTCAGCCCGGCGGGAGTGGCCCAGTATATAGATGACGTTCCCTCAGGTGATGTGTTCACTTATTCGTCTGAATTGCTCTCAGGTAATTCATTGACCGTCCATCGCGGAGGAATGGGGTCCTTTTTTGGTAGAAACGGACCGGCGGGCGTGATTGAAATTCAAAGCCCGAAGCCAATGCAGGAGCAGCGCATCAATTTAGCGGCTGAATTCGGATCCTTTAGCAAGCGCGCGTTTCGAGCGAATATTTCCGGTCCCATTTCCGGTTCAGGTGTTTCTCACAGTCTTACGGTCTTTCACAACGAGCGAGACGGGTATCTCTACAATGCGACCCTCGACCGCCACACCGATACGAGAGAGGCTCGAGGGGCGCAGTACAATCTGTTTTTCTCTCCGGGAAATGACTGGAATGCTCGAGTGAAATTGGTCACGGAGTCGATTGACGATGGAAGCCAGCGATTAACCTCTCTTTTTAGCCCCGATCCATTTGTTGTGGGTTCCAACTTGGAAGGGGAAACTCAGATTGACCGAAATCAGATATCGGTTCATCTCGACCGAGAGTTCGAATGGGGTGTTTTCAAGTCCATCACGGCTTTTCAGAAATGGGAGTTGGATCCCTCGACGGTTGATCTCGATTTGAGCCCGGACCCGATTTCGACCTCGGCGATACAGCAGGACCAAAACCTGTTTACGCAAGAGTTCCGCTTCGAGTCGAACGACAGCGGAAGTCCCCTTGACTGGCGAGCCGGCCTTTTTTTCCAAGATAAGGAAACCGGAGGCGACACGACGCGTGTCTTTCCGGCTCCGCCGTTTTTCCCAGTCTTTACCGAGAATACGGCTTTCGAAACCGAAGAACAGAGCATAGCGGCGTTTGGACATGTCTCCTTTGATGTGACCGAGACGTTCATCCTCGATGCCGGAGCCCGTGTCCAGAAAGCGGATGCCTCTATTGATCGGGAAAAATCGTCGCCCGTCGGACTCGCTCCTATAAGTGCTGACAAGAACGGTACTTATGCCTCTGTCGACTTCGGTTTCGAAGCGGTCATGAGCGATCATTTCTCCTTTATCGGACGATCCGCATCCGCGTTCAAGCCAGCGGGCTACAGCGCGTTTACGGATTTGCCGAATCTAGCCGGTTTCAATGACGAGTCGTCCTGGTCAAACGAGATTGGATTCTCGTTCTCAACCACGGATACCACCTTTAAAGCGCGGGTAACGGTGTTCGACGTATCCATAGATAACTACCAGTTGGAACGGTCCGTTCCCAATGCGACAGACTATATTGTTATCACAGCGGACGAAGTCTCTTCTTCCGGAATAGAGGCTGAAGTTGTTTGGCAGCCGAATCCGAATTTCGTTATTGAGGGAAGCGTTGGGAGTAACGACGTCACCTTCGAAGAGCACATCGATCCTTTTAACGGAGCGAATCTGAATGGAAATGAAGTTCCTTTCACGCCTAGCACCACCTTTCGTGGATCTGCTCGTTACAGCCTAGACAATGGCATTTTCTTCCAGGCCACTTTTCGCGGCATAGGCGAAACGTTTTTTGACGAAGGAAATACCGCGATGTTTCGCCAAGGGAGCCATGAAGTTTTCGACGCTCAGATCGGGTTTAGAAGGGAACGGTATTCGGTGGTGTTATATGGCGAAAATCTTGGGGACGAACAGTATTACACGTTCATTAATCCACAAATTTTCGCGGCAACTCCAGGAGACCCCGAATCATTTGGGGTCCGGCTAAGTGCGAGATTCTAG
- a CDS encoding PQQ-binding-like beta-propeller repeat protein, translated as MPKALKTIVPLVALTCLITAESSDWPRFLGPDGNGVVLEDDTLNADWAANPPKILWTRQIGLGCSSFAVADGKALSLGNTSNQDTVWCFDTKTGALIWKHTYDEPKGAKYYSGGTSSTPSIDEDRVYTVSKQGKLFCLDLGSGKVIWERNYSDDFDGRRQSWGWAASPVVYKNLLLIDPGAKDGALVALDKNTGETVWKIGTEEPGYSTPVVYQDRGRDRVSVFHKKALVGYDLEGPRDPLFRYSWRTSYGANASNPHFREGKFYISSGYGSGYAVIDVTKPEPELLHRDRELILKVQTSILFGDHVIAHYGGDGDPRNLVALNFDSGEIAWKQEVPGDLGNVIAIGDHLIVFTDSGHVILGKDQGDHFQELGRKHALQGTSWAPPAYANGRLYLRNNLGKAICLDVSKAN; from the coding sequence ATGCCCAAAGCCCTCAAAACAATTGTTCCCCTTGTCGCGCTGACCTGCCTCATCACAGCTGAATCCAGCGATTGGCCACGATTCTTGGGTCCAGATGGGAATGGAGTCGTTCTAGAAGATGACACTCTGAACGCCGACTGGGCGGCCAACCCTCCAAAGATCTTGTGGACGCGGCAAATTGGATTGGGCTGCTCTTCATTCGCGGTTGCAGACGGCAAAGCGCTGTCATTGGGCAATACCAGTAATCAGGATACCGTATGGTGCTTTGACACAAAAACCGGTGCTCTCATTTGGAAACATACGTATGACGAACCCAAAGGCGCAAAATACTATTCCGGTGGAACCTCCTCAACTCCTTCGATTGATGAAGATCGCGTCTATACGGTAAGCAAACAAGGAAAACTATTCTGCCTGGACTTGGGTTCAGGCAAAGTCATTTGGGAACGCAACTACTCGGACGACTTCGATGGGCGCCGCCAATCATGGGGATGGGCCGCTTCACCTGTCGTCTACAAGAACCTGCTCCTCATCGATCCCGGCGCGAAGGACGGCGCCTTGGTCGCTCTCGACAAAAATACCGGCGAGACCGTTTGGAAAATTGGTACGGAAGAACCCGGCTACTCGACTCCGGTCGTGTACCAAGACCGTGGCCGGGACCGCGTTTCCGTTTTCCATAAAAAGGCACTGGTTGGATACGATTTGGAAGGCCCAAGAGATCCGCTCTTTCGATACTCCTGGAGAACTAGCTATGGAGCCAATGCTTCCAACCCTCACTTTCGTGAAGGAAAATTCTATATCAGCTCAGGCTACGGATCAGGATATGCGGTAATTGATGTCACTAAACCGGAACCAGAACTGCTGCATCGCGATCGTGAGCTTATATTAAAAGTTCAAACGAGCATACTCTTCGGCGATCATGTCATCGCCCACTATGGAGGTGATGGCGACCCAAGAAACTTGGTCGCATTGAACTTCGACTCCGGAGAAATCGCTTGGAAACAAGAAGTCCCTGGAGATCTCGGTAACGTTATCGCGATCGGCGACCACTTGATAGTATTCACGGACTCCGGACACGTAATTCTCGGCAAAGACCAAGGTGATCACTTCCAGGAACTCGGAAGAAAGCATGCTCTCCAAGGAACCTCGTGGGCTCCCCCTGCCTATGCCAACGGTCGCCTCTATCTGAGAAACAACCTCGGAAAAGCGATTTGCCTGGATGTTTCGAAAGCGAACTAA
- a CDS encoding SDR family NAD(P)-dependent oxidoreductase, with the protein MSIFEQLFSLKGKRALITGASSGIGRSIAVCYAEAGATVGVHGTQPHKIAETIRQIEEKGGSAVPFVANLGTKEVSETLADEAATKLGGIDILVNNAGTNRRKQAIDVTEDDYKTLMAINLESVFWLCQAAYPHLCKSDCGKVVNTGSMTTLTGIGGMPVYGMTKAAIGQLTKTLALEWAKDNIQVNCIAPGFIRTPLTEAGLFSDPKKVKFLDHRIPMKRGGTPEELIGTALLLASPASSYTTGQVFAIDGGFLAGGSWLDSEAGD; encoded by the coding sequence ATGAGTATATTCGAACAACTTTTTTCACTAAAAGGAAAGCGGGCCTTAATAACGGGCGCGAGTAGTGGAATCGGTCGTTCGATCGCGGTTTGCTATGCGGAAGCCGGAGCGACTGTGGGTGTACATGGAACGCAGCCTCATAAGATCGCTGAGACGATTCGACAGATTGAAGAGAAGGGAGGTTCTGCGGTACCTTTCGTTGCGAACTTGGGGACGAAGGAAGTATCGGAGACTTTAGCAGATGAAGCAGCCACGAAGCTAGGAGGTATCGATATCCTGGTAAACAATGCTGGAACCAATAGGCGCAAACAGGCGATAGACGTAACGGAAGACGACTACAAAACGCTTATGGCGATTAATTTGGAAAGCGTTTTTTGGCTTTGTCAGGCTGCCTACCCCCACTTGTGCAAGTCCGATTGTGGCAAAGTAGTGAATACAGGTTCCATGACGACTCTGACGGGAATTGGGGGAATGCCCGTCTACGGAATGACGAAAGCCGCTATTGGCCAGCTGACTAAAACATTGGCCTTGGAATGGGCGAAGGACAATATTCAAGTAAACTGTATCGCTCCGGGGTTTATTCGTACTCCATTGACTGAAGCCGGACTCTTTAGCGATCCCAAGAAAGTGAAGTTTCTCGATCACCGCATACCGATGAAGCGCGGAGGAACTCCGGAAGAGCTCATTGGCACCGCCCTTTTATTAGCGTCACCCGCTTCGTCTTACACCACTGGTCAGGTATTCGCCATAGATGGCGGATTTCTAGCGGGTGGATCCTGGTTGGATTCAGAGGCTGGAGATTAG
- a CDS encoding ABC transporter ATP-binding protein: MIEIQNLVKRYSGPAGDITVLDELELKVLKGDSIAIVGPSGCGKTTLLSILGTLDIPSSGSVSISGKSQEGMDADERARFRNHTLGFVFQQHFLLPQCSVLENVLIPRLAGDWEEGEDETRERGKKLIQELGLEHRLNHMPFQLSGGERLRAAVARALINQPALVLADEPTGSLDPSMGDQVADLFAQLNNQHDVTLVTVTHNMALANRMGRVYSLENGKLRQG; the protein is encoded by the coding sequence ATGATTGAAATTCAAAATCTAGTTAAGCGATACTCAGGACCGGCGGGTGATATTACCGTGCTAGATGAACTTGAGCTCAAAGTATTGAAAGGTGACTCCATTGCCATCGTAGGACCTTCGGGTTGTGGAAAGACCACTTTGTTAAGTATCCTGGGGACTTTGGACATTCCATCGAGCGGATCCGTTTCGATTTCTGGAAAAAGCCAAGAAGGGATGGACGCCGATGAAAGGGCCCGATTCCGGAATCACACACTCGGTTTTGTTTTCCAGCAACATTTCCTGCTTCCTCAATGCTCAGTCTTGGAGAATGTCTTAATCCCTCGCTTGGCAGGTGACTGGGAAGAGGGCGAAGACGAGACGAGAGAAAGGGGAAAGAAGTTGATTCAGGAATTAGGTTTGGAGCACCGGTTGAATCATATGCCCTTTCAACTATCGGGCGGCGAACGACTTCGGGCGGCGGTTGCGAGAGCGTTGATAAATCAGCCCGCTCTCGTTCTTGCTGACGAGCCAACCGGCTCTTTGGACCCTTCGATGGGAGATCAAGTAGCGGACTTGTTTGCTCAGTTGAATAACCAGCACGATGTGACCCTCGTGACTGTAACTCACAATATGGCTCTAGCGAATCGAATGGGTAGAGTTTACTCGTTGGAGAATGGAAAGCTGCGGCAAGGGTAG